From the Brassica napus cultivar Da-Ae chromosome A8, Da-Ae, whole genome shotgun sequence genome, one window contains:
- the LOC106371871 gene encoding uncharacterized protein LOC106371871: MHAKTDSEVTSIAASSPARSPRRPVYYVQSPSRDSHDGEKTATSFHSTPVLSPMGSPPHSQSSMGRHSRESSSTRFSGSLKPGSRKVNDGSKRKGHGGEKQWKECAMIEEEGLLDDGERDRGLPRRCYVLAFIVGFFILLGLFSLILYGAAKPQKPKITVKSITFETLKVQAGQDAGGVGTDMITMNATLRMLYRNTGTFFGVHVTSTPIDLSFSQMKIGSGSIKKFYQSRKSQRTVLVHITGEKIPLYGSGATLIPPAPPAPLPKPKKKKKGAPVVIPDPPAPPAPVPMKLSFIVRSRGYVLGKLVKPKFLKKIECDINFEHKLLNKHIAITKNCTVTTV; encoded by the exons ATGCACGCCAAAACCGACTCCGAGGTGACGAGCATCGCGGCGTCGTCACCAGCCAGATCCCCTCGCCGACCAGTCTACTATGTCCAATCCCCGTCTCGTGACTCCCACGACGGAGAGAAAACGGCGACATCGTTCCACTCAACTCCGGTGCTAAGTCCGATGGGATCTCCGCCGCATTCTCAATCCTCCATGGGTCGCCACTCACGAGAGTCCTCCTCGACCCGATTCTCCGGGTCTTTGAAACCCGGGTCTCGGAAAGTCAACGACGGCTCGAAGCGGAAAGGACACGGCGGGGAGAAGCAGTGGAAAGAGTGTGCGATGATCGAAGAAGAAGGACTGTTAGATGATGGCGAGAGAGATCGTGGTCTGCCTCGTCGGTGCTATGTCTTGGCCTTCATCGTTGGCTTCTTCATACTCTTGGGTCTCTTCTCTTTGATTCTGTATGGAGCTGCTAAGCCTCAGAAACCAAAGATCACTGTCAAG AGTATAACATTCGAGACGCTTAAGGTCCAAGCTGGTCAAGATGCTGGTGGCGTAGGAACGGATATGATCACGATGAACGCGACTCTGAGAATGTTGTATAGGAACACGGGAACTTTCTTTGGTGTCCATGTTACTTCAACTCCAATCGATCTCAGTTTCTCTCAGATGAAAATCGGCTCTGGATCT ATTAAGAAGTTTTATCAGTCAAGGAAGAGCCAGAGAACGGTATTGGTACATATAACCGGAGAGAAGATTCCGTTATATGGAAGTGGCGCGACCTTGATACCGCCAGCGCCTCCAGCTCCACTTCCCAAacctaaaaagaagaagaaaggagctCCCGTCGTTATACCTGACCCGCCCGCACCTCCTGCACCGGTGCCAATGAAGCTGAGCTTCATTGTCCGATCACGAGGTTACGTGTTGGGGAAGTTAGTGAAGCCCAAGTTCCTCAAGAAAATCGAGTGTGACATCAACTTCGAACACAAACTTCTCAATAAGCATATAGCCATCACCAAGAATTGCACCGTCACTACTGTTTGA